A genomic region of Porticoccaceae bacterium LTM1 contains the following coding sequences:
- a CDS encoding ubiquinol-cytochrome c reductase, whose protein sequence is MSKLTQFGEWVDSRMPMLKVEWNKHMAQYYAPKNFNFWYFFGVLSLLVLVNQLVSGIWLTMHYTPSAEEAFASVEYIMRDVPYGDILRYMHSTGASMFFVVVYLHMFRGLLYGSYKAPRELVWIFGMAIYLVLMAEAFLGYVLPWGQMSYWGAQVIVSLFGAIPGVGEDIVQWIRGDYLISGATLNRFFALHVVALPIVLLGLVVMHIFALHEVGSNNPDGVEIKKNKDANGKPLDGIPFHPYFTVHDMVPVVVFLFVFSFIMFFIPEGGGYFLEHANFEEANGLKTPPHIAPVWYFTPFYSMLRAVPDKLMGFVTMGAGVAILFVLPWLDKSPVKSIRYKGMFSRVALLVLAAAFVILGVLGVKTPTPERNLLAQICTVIYFAYFIGMPFWTAREKCKTEPARVTMNGGLGFWKTLLVWIGVALLIVLPLKAVGAGGEKPCGTIDCDQFVNPELIVLEDQGVELNKTDRDRLQMESRQRGVKLFANYCMGCHSTNFSRYQRVADDLKIPYHLAMENLVFGDQKIGDKMEIAMAPRQAKQWFGATPPDLTLVSRARGADWLYTYLRNFYKDESRPLGVNNKVFKDVGMPHVLLELQGLQECAPGPTYDHHGNMIVDPHTGQPLLEDPCGDYKIVEEGSMSPAEFDQAVFDLVNFLEYVGEPGAERRKEIGVYVLFFLAFLFIWVWLLNREYWKDIH, encoded by the coding sequence ATGAGCAAGTTGACTCAGTTTGGTGAGTGGGTTGATTCCCGCATGCCAATGTTGAAGGTAGAGTGGAATAAGCACATGGCGCAGTACTATGCGCCAAAAAACTTCAACTTCTGGTACTTCTTTGGTGTTCTTTCCCTGCTTGTTCTGGTGAATCAGCTGGTCAGCGGTATCTGGCTGACCATGCACTACACCCCAAGTGCAGAAGAGGCATTCGCTTCTGTTGAATACATCATGCGCGATGTACCTTACGGCGACATCTTGCGTTATATGCACTCCACCGGTGCATCGATGTTCTTCGTGGTAGTTTACCTGCACATGTTCCGCGGCCTGCTGTACGGTTCCTATAAGGCGCCACGTGAGTTGGTGTGGATCTTCGGTATGGCGATCTACCTGGTACTGATGGCCGAGGCCTTCCTTGGCTACGTACTGCCCTGGGGGCAGATGTCTTACTGGGGTGCCCAGGTGATTGTGTCCCTGTTCGGCGCAATTCCGGGTGTCGGGGAAGACATCGTTCAGTGGATTCGCGGTGACTACCTGATCTCCGGCGCTACCCTGAACCGCTTCTTTGCTCTGCACGTAGTTGCGCTGCCGATCGTACTGCTCGGTCTGGTGGTGATGCACATCTTCGCTCTGCACGAAGTGGGTTCCAACAACCCGGACGGCGTGGAAATCAAGAAGAACAAGGATGCCAATGGCAAGCCGCTGGACGGCATTCCGTTCCATCCGTACTTCACTGTGCACGACATGGTTCCGGTGGTTGTGTTCCTGTTCGTGTTCAGTTTCATCATGTTCTTTATTCCAGAGGGTGGTGGTTACTTCCTGGAGCATGCCAACTTTGAAGAGGCTAACGGTCTGAAAACCCCGCCGCATATTGCGCCGGTTTGGTACTTCACTCCGTTCTACTCAATGCTGCGTGCGGTTCCTGACAAGCTGATGGGCTTTGTTACCATGGGTGCCGGTGTGGCAATCCTGTTTGTACTGCCCTGGCTCGACAAGAGCCCGGTAAAGTCGATTCGTTACAAAGGCATGTTCAGTCGTGTAGCGTTGCTGGTTCTTGCCGCTGCGTTTGTAATTCTGGGTGTGCTGGGTGTGAAGACCCCGACTCCGGAACGTAACCTGTTGGCGCAAATCTGTACGGTTATCTACTTTGCTTACTTCATCGGTATGCCGTTCTGGACTGCTCGTGAAAAATGCAAAACAGAGCCGGCTCGTGTCACCATGAACGGTGGTCTTGGGTTCTGGAAAACTCTGCTGGTCTGGATTGGTGTGGCGCTGCTGATTGTATTGCCACTGAAAGCTGTTGGGGCCGGTGGTGAAAAGCCCTGTGGTACCATTGACTGTGACCAGTTTGTAAACCCTGAGTTGATTGTGCTGGAAGACCAGGGAGTGGAGCTCAATAAAACTGATCGCGATCGCCTGCAGATGGAGTCCCGCCAGCGCGGTGTAAAGCTTTTTGCAAACTACTGCATGGGCTGTCACTCCACCAACTTTTCTCGTTACCAACGAGTGGCAGATGACCTGAAAATCCCTTACCACCTGGCGATGGAAAACCTGGTGTTTGGCGACCAGAAGATTGGTGACAAGATGGAAATCGCCATGGCTCCTCGTCAGGCCAAGCAGTGGTTTGGTGCTACACCGCCGGATTTGACTCTGGTATCTCGCGCTCGTGGCGCTGACTGGTTGTACACCTACTTACGCAACTTCTACAAAGACGAAAGCCGCCCGCTGGGTGTGAACAACAAGGTCTTTAAAGATGTTGGTATGCCGCACGTTTTGTTGGAGCTGCAAGGTCTTCAGGAGTGTGCGCCAGGGCCAACCTACGATCATCATGGCAACATGATTGTTGATCCCCATACTGGTCAGCCATTGCTGGAAGACCCTTGTGGCGATTACAAAATCGTTGAAGAGGGCAGCATGAGTCCTGCCGAGTTTGATCAGGCAGTATTTGACCTGGTGAACTTTCTGGAATATGTAGGTGAGCCGGGTGCCGAGAGGCGTAAGGAAATTGGTGTATATGTACTGTTTTTCCTTGCCTTCTTGTTTATCTGGGTATGGCTACTGAACCGTGAATACTGGAAAGATATTCACTGA
- a CDS encoding prolyl oligopeptidase family serine peptidase, whose product MNHSYKLINRKSLALSLSLVIGSAVSLNGWATDAVDTKTDKAAEQSVEQSNRALTIPDMLAWNSAKQVAMSDDGKWFAYIAGPAEEGNAELTIKQIDGDKEYRFPSGNTANRGRISFSEDGKWLTFDIAAPYQPAGPRGPQGAGPKGKLGLVSLEDGELKEFEDVQGYQFAGERTTWLAMQKAPSGQAPRGRGMQPGAGNGGKPSEEPASGRDLILHNLDSDVQINIGNVSEFAFDEEGENIAWIVDSEGQSGNGVQIRNLKTDVARVLDSGDARYKQLSWANDKNALTFLKGEKDKGYEELLYSVVGIIKPGAKTPEKTVFNPHENADFPKDYSISANTRPYWNEDLNTLVFGIAEVTKVEMPAGKKPPMPQGEAPESDEEPGSEQAAKSMSEDKEQDKPAKPKPKVSPAEKPGLVLWHWKDDRLQSEQQKQAGRDKNRTYLASYSIKTKTFVRIADEQVPSVQTTSEHKWGVGFDDSAYSLLASLRGKNYFDIYRVNLATGERIKALEKIRWGSALSPKGRYYLYYLNGHYHTLELATGKVRNITKGVDTSFINVEDDHNQVDPPYQAIGWAKGEKWVLLSDGWDIWKVSATGGRSENLTRDGKQKQIRYSNVTTYDEDARQDGIDLSRDLYVSAYGEWTKKSGFGLIKKGVEMLKWGEAKYAMPRKAKDANVFVYSSQTPTEYPDFYWTDASFKTSERLTDINPDQDEFAWTAGARLIDFTTDKGVKLQASLTLPADYEPGKKYPTIVYIYEKLSQNMNSYAMPSVRGFNLSYYTSNGYAVLQPDIVYEIDNPGMSAVWAVLPALKAAIDTGIVDEDRVGLHGHSWGGYQSSFLATQTNAFKAIVTGAPLTNMISMYGINYWNSGVANGAIFEDLQGRFSSHYLDVPEAYTRNSPVLFADQVQTPMVILHNDKDGAVDWNQGVEYYNILRRLGKEVVMLQYVGENHGVVNAANRKDYTVRMKEFFDHHLKGEQAPDWWQDGVPYLDMDEHVEERVADLKLQAMELKKSQQIAKNDAAGKAPSAEGEPSAEEEPSVDKEQGVQSEVAEDEPEQEVEAAKE is encoded by the coding sequence ATGAATCACTCATACAAACTGATTAATCGCAAATCACTGGCACTATCCTTGAGTCTGGTGATCGGGTCTGCCGTCAGTCTGAACGGTTGGGCGACCGATGCGGTTGATACCAAAACTGATAAAGCAGCAGAACAATCGGTAGAGCAGAGTAACCGCGCTCTTACCATACCGGATATGCTGGCCTGGAACAGTGCCAAGCAGGTCGCTATGTCTGATGACGGCAAATGGTTTGCCTATATCGCAGGGCCCGCCGAAGAGGGCAATGCCGAACTCACAATCAAGCAAATTGACGGTGACAAAGAGTACCGCTTTCCAAGCGGAAACACTGCAAACCGGGGCCGGATTAGCTTTTCGGAAGATGGCAAATGGCTTACGTTTGATATTGCGGCACCCTACCAACCAGCGGGACCACGCGGGCCACAAGGGGCTGGGCCGAAAGGCAAGCTGGGACTGGTAAGTCTTGAAGATGGCGAGTTGAAGGAATTTGAAGATGTTCAGGGCTACCAGTTTGCTGGTGAAAGAACGACTTGGTTGGCTATGCAAAAGGCACCGAGTGGTCAAGCACCCCGTGGCCGCGGTATGCAACCTGGTGCGGGCAATGGTGGTAAGCCTTCAGAAGAGCCGGCATCTGGTCGTGACCTGATCCTTCACAACCTGGACTCCGATGTGCAGATCAACATCGGCAATGTTTCTGAGTTTGCTTTTGATGAAGAGGGCGAAAACATCGCCTGGATTGTGGATTCGGAAGGACAGTCAGGCAATGGTGTTCAGATTCGCAACCTCAAAACTGATGTGGCACGTGTACTGGATAGTGGCGATGCCCGTTACAAGCAGTTGAGCTGGGCAAATGATAAAAACGCCTTGACCTTCCTGAAAGGGGAAAAGGATAAAGGCTATGAAGAGTTGCTCTACTCCGTGGTTGGCATTATTAAGCCCGGTGCCAAAACGCCCGAGAAAACCGTGTTCAACCCTCACGAAAACGCGGACTTTCCTAAAGACTACTCGATCAGTGCCAATACGCGGCCCTATTGGAATGAAGACCTGAATACCCTGGTATTTGGTATTGCAGAAGTCACCAAAGTGGAGATGCCAGCTGGCAAAAAGCCACCGATGCCTCAAGGTGAAGCTCCGGAGTCTGATGAAGAGCCGGGTTCGGAACAGGCAGCCAAGTCCATGTCTGAAGACAAAGAGCAGGACAAACCAGCTAAGCCAAAACCCAAAGTATCACCGGCCGAAAAACCGGGTCTGGTATTGTGGCACTGGAAAGACGATCGCCTGCAATCCGAGCAGCAAAAGCAGGCCGGGCGCGATAAAAACCGTACTTATCTCGCCAGTTACAGCATCAAGACAAAAACTTTTGTCCGTATTGCCGATGAGCAGGTTCCTTCTGTACAAACCACTTCCGAGCATAAGTGGGGTGTAGGTTTTGACGATTCCGCGTATAGCCTCCTGGCCAGCTTGCGAGGAAAAAACTACTTCGATATCTATCGGGTAAATCTCGCCACCGGCGAACGTATCAAAGCTCTCGAAAAAATTCGTTGGGGCAGCGCTCTTTCACCGAAAGGGCGTTACTACCTTTACTACCTGAATGGCCACTACCACACTCTGGAGTTGGCAACCGGTAAAGTGCGCAATATCACCAAGGGTGTGGATACCTCATTTATTAACGTTGAGGATGATCATAACCAGGTGGATCCCCCATATCAGGCAATCGGCTGGGCCAAAGGTGAAAAGTGGGTATTGCTGTCTGACGGATGGGACATTTGGAAAGTGAGTGCCACTGGTGGCAGGTCTGAGAACCTGACTCGCGATGGCAAACAGAAGCAAATTCGCTACAGCAACGTAACAACCTACGATGAGGATGCGAGGCAGGATGGTATTGATCTGTCTCGGGATCTTTACGTCTCCGCATATGGTGAGTGGACCAAGAAGTCTGGCTTTGGCCTTATCAAAAAAGGCGTAGAAATGCTCAAGTGGGGTGAAGCCAAGTATGCTATGCCGCGCAAGGCTAAAGACGCCAATGTATTTGTATACAGCAGCCAGACTCCAACAGAGTACCCGGATTTTTACTGGACTGATGCCAGCTTTAAAACGTCCGAGCGCCTCACCGATATCAACCCGGATCAGGATGAGTTTGCCTGGACTGCCGGTGCTCGCCTGATCGACTTTACCACTGATAAAGGGGTAAAACTGCAGGCGTCACTGACGCTCCCCGCTGACTACGAGCCAGGCAAAAAGTACCCGACCATTGTTTATATCTACGAGAAGCTTTCTCAAAATATGAACAGTTATGCCATGCCGTCAGTGAGAGGCTTTAACCTCTCTTACTACACCAGCAATGGCTATGCGGTACTGCAGCCGGACATCGTCTACGAGATCGACAACCCGGGTATGTCTGCGGTTTGGGCAGTATTGCCAGCACTTAAGGCGGCTATCGATACCGGTATTGTTGACGAAGATCGTGTGGGACTTCACGGCCACTCGTGGGGTGGTTACCAAAGCTCCTTCCTGGCGACCCAGACTAACGCCTTTAAGGCGATTGTTACCGGTGCGCCACTGACCAACATGATCAGTATGTATGGCATCAACTACTGGAACAGCGGTGTGGCAAACGGCGCTATTTTTGAAGATTTGCAGGGGCGTTTCAGCAGCCACTACCTGGATGTGCCGGAAGCCTACACCCGCAACTCGCCAGTACTGTTTGCCGATCAGGTTCAAACACCCATGGTAATTCTGCACAACGACAAGGATGGAGCCGTGGACTGGAACCAGGGGGTTGAGTACTACAACATCCTGCGCCGTCTCGGTAAAGAAGTGGTGATGCTGCAGTACGTTGGTGAAAACCATGGCGTGGTAAATGCGGCCAACCGCAAGGACTATACCGTTCGGATGAAAGAGTTTTTTGACCATCACCTGAAAGGTGAGCAAGCTCCGGATTGGTGGCAAGATGGAGTGCCTTACCTGGATATGGATGAGCATGTTGAGGAGCGCGTTGCCGACCTGAAGTTGCAGGCGATGGAGCTGAAGAAATCTCAGCAAATTGCTAAAAATGACGCCGCTGGGAAAGCGCCATCAGCTGAAGGAGAGCCCTCAGCTGAAGAAGAGCCCTCAGTAGATAAAGAGCAGGGCGTTCAATCCGAGGTGGCTGAGGATGAGCCAGAACAGGAAGTTGAAGCAGCCAAAGAGTAA
- a CDS encoding glutathione S-transferase N-terminal domain-containing protein, which translates to MGVVAKRSSMTFFSDPECHYCHRVRIVLAEKGVTVDVENVDPKNPPEELAEVNPYNSVPTLVDRDLALYESKVMMEYLDERFPHPPLLPVYPVARALSRQFMQRIEKDWCEKVDLIMAKPDLKSAEAARKELRDELISIAPVFAENPFFMNEEFSLVDCCLVPILWRLDRLGIKLPNTRQVKPLQDYMQRMFARPSMKESLSEAEREMRG; encoded by the coding sequence ATGGGGGTTGTAGCTAAAAGATCTTCAATGACGTTTTTTTCCGATCCTGAATGCCACTACTGTCACCGTGTACGCATTGTGCTGGCTGAGAAAGGTGTCACTGTAGATGTTGAAAATGTTGACCCGAAAAATCCACCGGAAGAACTGGCTGAGGTAAATCCATACAACAGTGTTCCGACTTTGGTTGATCGCGACCTGGCACTCTATGAGTCCAAGGTAATGATGGAATACCTCGATGAGCGTTTTCCACATCCGCCGCTATTGCCGGTATACCCTGTCGCTCGTGCATTGAGCAGACAGTTTATGCAGCGCATTGAGAAAGACTGGTGCGAGAAAGTAGATCTGATCATGGCCAAGCCGGATCTTAAGTCTGCCGAAGCTGCACGCAAAGAGCTACGCGACGAGCTGATCTCCATTGCGCCGGTTTTTGCTGAAAATCCATTCTTCATGAACGAAGAGTTTTCCCTGGTAGATTGTTGTCTGGTACCTATCCTGTGGCGTTTGGATCGTCTGGGTATCAAGCTGCCCAACACTCGTCAGGTGAAACCATTGCAGGATTACATGCAGCGTATGTTTGCTCGCCCCTCAATGAAAGAAAGTCTTTCTGAGGCTGAGCGCGAGATGCGCGGTTAA
- the petA gene encoding ubiquinol-cytochrome c reductase iron-sulfur subunit produces the protein MSNDGVNHGRRRFLTGASCAVGAVGVGFAAVPFVGSWNPSAKAKAAGAPVKANISKLEPGQMMTVEWRGKPVYVVRRTPEALASLETLKDKVSDPNSQASKQPDYVDPVNRAINAEFLVLVGLCTHLGCAPMFKPQVGATDFGESDWQGGFFCPCHGSKYDLAGRVYKNVPAPTNLEVPPYHFESDGILVVGVDQEAA, from the coding sequence ATGAGTAATGACGGTGTCAATCACGGCAGACGCCGCTTTTTGACGGGTGCAAGCTGCGCAGTAGGCGCAGTGGGTGTGGGCTTCGCGGCCGTACCATTTGTTGGTTCCTGGAATCCCAGTGCCAAGGCCAAGGCGGCAGGCGCGCCGGTTAAGGCCAATATTTCTAAACTGGAACCAGGTCAGATGATGACTGTCGAGTGGCGCGGTAAACCAGTCTACGTGGTGCGTCGCACCCCGGAAGCGCTGGCTTCACTTGAGACGCTCAAGGATAAGGTTTCTGACCCTAACTCCCAAGCTTCCAAGCAACCGGATTACGTTGATCCGGTAAACAGGGCTATCAATGCGGAGTTCCTGGTATTGGTTGGCCTCTGTACTCACTTGGGCTGCGCCCCGATGTTTAAACCACAGGTTGGCGCTACCGACTTCGGTGAGTCTGATTGGCAAGGTGGCTTCTTCTGCCCCTGTCATGGCTCCAAGTACGATCTTGCGGGTCGCGTTTATAAAAATGTACCTGCGCCAACCAACCTGGAAGTGCCACCTTATCACTTTGAAAGTGATGGCATTCTGGTTGTCGGTGTTGATCAGGAGGCCGCGTAA
- the rpsI gene encoding 30S ribosomal protein S9 encodes MADNQYYGTGRRKTSSARVFLKAGSGNITINDRTIEQYFGREVARMIVRQPLETVDMVEKFDLKITVKGGGSFGQAGAIRHGLSRALLQYDENLRAPLRAAGFLTRDAREVERKKVGLHKARKKPQFSKR; translated from the coding sequence ATGGCAGACAATCAATACTACGGTACCGGTCGCCGCAAGACCTCTTCCGCTCGTGTTTTCCTGAAGGCAGGTAGCGGTAACATCACCATCAACGATCGCACCATCGAGCAGTACTTTGGTCGCGAAGTGGCCCGCATGATCGTGCGCCAGCCGCTGGAAACCGTTGATATGGTTGAGAAATTTGACCTGAAAATCACTGTAAAAGGCGGTGGTAGCTTCGGTCAGGCTGGCGCTATTCGCCACGGCCTGTCTCGCGCCCTGCTGCAGTACGACGAAAACCTGCGTGCACCTCTGCGTGCTGCTGGCTTCCTGACTCGCGACGCCCGTGAGGTTGAGCGTAAGAAAGTCGGTCTGCACAAAGCACGTAAGAAGCCTCAGTTCTCCAAGCGTTAA
- a CDS encoding ClpXP protease specificity-enhancing factor — MSMSSNRPYLIRAFYEWILDNDCTPYVVVDAYYQGVEVPQQFVNDGQIVLNLAPRAVTGLQLDNTEITFNTRFGGVPTDIYLPVKAVLGIYARENGQGMVFQPEPGEKGEKENSKAAETEKKPLSPVSSVTEDDGDDTPPSGGSSPNRPSLRVVK, encoded by the coding sequence ATGTCGATGAGTTCCAACCGTCCCTATCTGATTCGTGCTTTCTACGAGTGGATTCTGGACAATGACTGTACCCCGTATGTTGTGGTAGATGCTTATTACCAAGGCGTTGAAGTACCTCAGCAATTTGTCAATGATGGCCAGATTGTTCTGAATCTTGCCCCGCGCGCGGTTACTGGCTTACAGCTGGATAACACGGAAATTACGTTTAATACTCGTTTTGGTGGTGTTCCTACCGATATTTACTTGCCGGTAAAGGCTGTGCTTGGCATTTATGCTCGTGAAAACGGTCAAGGCATGGTATTTCAGCCGGAGCCCGGAGAAAAGGGCGAGAAAGAAAATTCAAAAGCCGCAGAGACCGAAAAGAAACCACTATCACCGGTTTCATCGGTAACCGAGGATGATGGAGATGACACCCCGCCAAGTGGTGGCTCATCACCTAATCGTCCGAGCCTCAGGGTAGTCAAATAG
- a CDS encoding acetyl-CoA C-acyltransferase, translating to MSDPVVIVGMARTPMGGFQGDFSAVKATELGAAAIRAAVERAGLSGNDIDEVLMGCVLPAGLGQAPARQAAIGAGLPNSVPCSTVNKVCGSGMKTVMMGAAEIQLGSADVVVAGGMESMTNAPYMLPNARSGYRLGHGSVVDHMFFDGLQDAYEGGLMGAFGENCADKYTFTREQQDEFAIESLRRANAAIEAGHFKAEITPVTVKSRKGEVVVEIDEQPGKARPDKIPALKPAFKKDGTITPANASSISDGAAALVMMRQSEAEKRGLKPIAVIKGSSQYAQEPEWFTTAPVGAMRNLLDQLSWSVDDVDLFEINEAFAVVTMAAMTELNIPHDKVNVHGGATALGHPLGASGARIIVTLLSALQTYGKKRGVASLCIGGGEATAIAVELV from the coding sequence ATGAGTGACCCGGTAGTTATTGTGGGTATGGCTCGCACGCCAATGGGTGGATTTCAGGGTGATTTTTCTGCTGTGAAAGCAACGGAGCTTGGAGCTGCTGCTATTCGCGCTGCGGTGGAACGCGCTGGTCTGTCCGGTAATGACATCGACGAAGTGCTGATGGGTTGTGTTCTGCCAGCGGGCCTTGGGCAGGCACCTGCTCGGCAAGCGGCTATCGGAGCTGGTTTGCCAAACTCTGTACCATGCTCAACTGTAAATAAAGTCTGCGGCTCCGGTATGAAGACTGTCATGATGGGCGCCGCAGAGATTCAGCTGGGATCTGCCGATGTTGTGGTTGCCGGTGGTATGGAGAGCATGACCAATGCCCCTTACATGTTGCCGAATGCACGCAGTGGTTACCGCCTGGGTCATGGTTCCGTAGTTGACCATATGTTCTTTGATGGCCTGCAGGATGCCTACGAAGGCGGATTGATGGGCGCTTTTGGCGAAAATTGCGCTGACAAATATACCTTCACCCGCGAGCAGCAGGACGAATTTGCCATAGAGTCACTGCGTCGCGCCAATGCCGCAATTGAAGCTGGTCACTTCAAAGCCGAAATCACTCCGGTAACTGTCAAAAGCCGCAAGGGCGAAGTCGTCGTTGAAATCGATGAGCAGCCTGGCAAGGCTCGCCCGGACAAGATTCCAGCCCTCAAGCCCGCTTTCAAAAAAGATGGCACCATCACTCCTGCAAATGCCAGCTCCATCTCCGATGGCGCGGCGGCTTTGGTGATGATGCGTCAGAGTGAGGCTGAAAAACGCGGCCTGAAACCGATCGCCGTGATCAAGGGCAGCAGCCAGTATGCACAGGAGCCTGAGTGGTTCACGACTGCGCCGGTTGGTGCGATGCGCAATTTGCTGGATCAACTGAGTTGGTCGGTGGATGATGTGGATCTGTTCGAGATCAACGAAGCGTTTGCAGTGGTTACCATGGCAGCGATGACCGAGTTGAATATTCCCCATGACAAAGTGAATGTGCACGGTGGTGCGACAGCTCTGGGTCATCCGCTGGGTGCGTCCGGGGCGCGTATCATTGTCACGCTGCTGTCTGCCCTGCAGACCTACGGCAAGAAGCGTGGTGTTGCTTCCCTTTGTATTGGTGGTGGTGAAGCTACCGCAATTGCAGTGGAATTGGTCTAA
- the zapE gene encoding cell division protein ZapE translates to MTPDTPLERYRRDLKKDGFNYDPSQELAVKKLQDLYERLVADWQDERQRGTLSRLLGRLGRKSPEITVQRGLYFWGGVGRGKTYLMDNFFESLPFEQKMRAHFHRFMRRVHQELKQLDGVKNPLEKVADRLAAEARVLCFDEFFVSDITDAMILGTLLELLFQRDVALVATSNIVPDGLYANGLQRARFLPAIALLNKHTEVVNVDGGVDYRLRALSKAPLYHNPLGDQAEAALQTAFSNLVPAVGEVNHDLALEVEGRPIHARSVGEDVVWFDFMAICDGPRSQNDYIEIAREFHAVLVSDIPRLGRETDDQARRFINLVDEFYDRGVKLVISAAVPLVELYAGGKLEFEFERTCSRLLEMQSHEYLARPHRP, encoded by the coding sequence ATGACCCCGGACACGCCATTGGAGCGTTACCGTCGCGATCTGAAAAAGGATGGGTTTAACTACGATCCGTCGCAGGAGCTTGCCGTCAAGAAGCTTCAGGATCTCTATGAGCGACTGGTGGCGGATTGGCAAGATGAGCGGCAGCGTGGGACTCTGTCGCGGTTGCTCGGGCGCCTGGGGCGAAAGTCGCCTGAGATTACTGTGCAGCGCGGGCTTTATTTCTGGGGTGGGGTTGGTCGTGGCAAAACCTACCTGATGGATAATTTCTTTGAAAGTCTGCCTTTTGAGCAGAAAATGCGTGCGCACTTTCACCGTTTTATGCGGCGTGTTCATCAGGAGTTAAAACAACTTGATGGAGTGAAAAACCCACTGGAGAAAGTTGCGGATCGATTGGCAGCTGAAGCTAGGGTGCTTTGCTTTGATGAGTTTTTTGTCTCTGATATAACCGATGCCATGATACTGGGTACGCTGCTGGAGCTATTGTTCCAGCGCGATGTGGCGCTGGTGGCTACCTCAAATATTGTTCCTGATGGTCTCTATGCCAACGGCTTACAGCGTGCCCGGTTCTTGCCTGCAATTGCGCTGCTTAATAAACACACCGAGGTGGTCAATGTAGATGGTGGGGTCGATTACCGCCTTCGCGCGCTTTCCAAAGCACCTCTTTACCACAATCCGCTGGGTGACCAGGCTGAGGCTGCCCTGCAAACTGCTTTTTCAAATCTGGTGCCGGCAGTGGGTGAGGTTAACCATGATCTTGCGCTGGAGGTGGAGGGCCGCCCCATTCATGCGCGCAGTGTCGGGGAGGATGTGGTCTGGTTTGATTTTATGGCGATCTGCGATGGCCCTCGAAGCCAGAACGACTATATTGAAATAGCAAGAGAGTTCCATGCGGTGCTGGTCAGCGATATTCCCCGGCTGGGACGTGAAACCGATGATCAGGCCCGACGCTTTATAAATCTGGTGGATGAGTTCTATGATCGTGGGGTCAAACTGGTGATCTCAGCAGCGGTGCCTCTGGTGGAGCTCTACGCTGGCGGTAAACTGGAGTTTGAATTCGAGCGCACTTGCTCCCGATTGCTGGAAATGCAGTCCCACGAATACCTGGCGAGACCGCACCGCCCCTAG
- the rplM gene encoding 50S ribosomal protein L13, producing the protein MKTFSAKSESVQRDWYVVDAADKTLGRLAAEIAKRLRGKHKPEYTPHVDTGDYIVVTNVEKIRVTGNKAKDKIYHSHTGYPGGLKSISFEKLIDKAPERTLQNAVKGMLPKGPLGRAMFKKLKIYAGSEHPHAAQQPQELNI; encoded by the coding sequence ATGAAAACATTTAGCGCTAAATCCGAATCTGTACAGCGCGACTGGTACGTAGTCGACGCAGCAGACAAAACTCTGGGCCGCCTGGCCGCGGAGATTGCCAAGCGTCTGCGCGGCAAGCACAAGCCGGAGTACACTCCTCACGTAGACACCGGTGACTACATTGTTGTAACTAACGTTGAGAAAATCCGCGTTACTGGCAACAAGGCGAAGGACAAGATTTATCACAGCCATACCGGTTACCCGGGTGGTCTGAAGTCCATCAGCTTTGAAAAGCTGATCGACAAAGCTCCTGAGCGCACTCTGCAGAATGCTGTTAAAGGCATGCTGCCGAAAGGCCCACTGGGTCGTGCAATGTTCAAGAAGCTGAAAATCTACGCTGGTAGCGAGCATCCGCACGCTGCTCAGCAGCCCCAAGAACTGAACATCTAA